A region of Kineosporia sp. NBRC 101731 DNA encodes the following proteins:
- a CDS encoding TadE/TadG family type IV pilus assembly protein, translating into MQSLRRRDTGSAVVDFVLVGSLLVFLFLALVQLALTVYVRNVLIDCAAQGARFGALSDRDPAAGADRTRSLIREELSSGYARYVSARRVDLGGAAIIEVRVIAPLPVAGLIGVGRSVDVTGHALAEAGP; encoded by the coding sequence GTGCAGTCCTTACGTCGGCGTGATACGGGCTCTGCGGTTGTCGATTTCGTCCTGGTCGGATCGTTGCTCGTGTTCCTGTTCCTGGCCCTCGTTCAGCTCGCCCTGACCGTATACGTGCGGAACGTTCTCATCGATTGCGCCGCTCAGGGGGCAAGGTTCGGTGCCCTGTCCGATCGAGATCCCGCTGCCGGTGCCGACCGTACCCGTAGCCTCATCAGGGAAGAACTCTCGTCGGGATACGCGCGGTATGTCTCTGCCCGTCGTGTCGATCTGGGCGGGGCGGCGATCATCGAGGTGCGGGTGATCGCGCCGCTGCCTGTCGCCGGGTTGATCGGCGTCGGGCGGAGCGTAGACGTCACCGGGCACGCTCTCGCCGAGGCCGGGCCGTGA
- a CDS encoding type II secretion system F family protein, which yields MSALGALLGALTGIGGWLVVLGVPWNRRPTLDERLAPYLRGARLVMDESQLRQPGKGSAIRELIQPFMLRAARGAARVSGGNASVERRLRQAGTSVSIEQFRAQQVMAGALGTGAGAGVAAAIAVGSGLSVVSLVGLVLIGTLLGVLGRDQALDWQVRRRERHILAEFPAVAEILALAVGAGEGPLGALDRVARTCRGELPTEIGRTLAEARTGRSLIDALNDLSERSAIPSLARFVDGIVVAIERGTPLADVLRAQAQDVREVTRRRLMESSGRREIGAMVPVVFLILPVTVLFALYPGLAVLELTV from the coding sequence ATGTCTGCACTGGGTGCTCTGCTAGGGGCCCTGACCGGAATCGGCGGGTGGCTCGTGGTCCTGGGCGTCCCGTGGAACCGGCGTCCCACGCTGGACGAACGTCTCGCGCCGTACCTGCGCGGTGCCCGGCTTGTCATGGATGAGTCGCAGCTGCGGCAGCCAGGCAAGGGATCGGCAATCCGTGAGTTGATCCAACCGTTCATGCTCCGGGCCGCGCGGGGGGCCGCTCGGGTCAGTGGTGGGAACGCCTCGGTGGAAAGACGCCTTCGCCAGGCGGGTACGAGCGTCTCCATCGAGCAGTTCAGGGCCCAGCAGGTGATGGCCGGAGCACTGGGAACAGGGGCAGGAGCCGGCGTGGCGGCAGCGATCGCCGTCGGGAGCGGTCTGAGCGTGGTCTCGCTCGTGGGCCTGGTCCTGATCGGAACGCTGCTCGGGGTGCTGGGTCGTGACCAGGCGCTGGACTGGCAGGTTCGGCGGCGTGAGCGGCACATCCTGGCAGAGTTCCCAGCGGTGGCGGAGATTCTCGCCCTGGCTGTGGGCGCCGGCGAGGGTCCGCTCGGTGCTCTCGACCGGGTGGCCCGCACCTGCCGCGGTGAGTTGCCGACCGAGATCGGTCGCACCCTGGCGGAAGCCCGGACCGGCCGATCTCTGATCGACGCTCTCAACGATCTCTCGGAGCGCAGTGCGATCCCGAGCCTCGCCCGGTTCGTCGACGGAATCGTGGTCGCGATCGAACGGGGCACTCCTCTGGCCGATGTTCTGCGAGCTCAGGCCCAAGACGTCCGGGAAGTGACCAGGCGTCGGTTGATGGAGTCCAGTGGGCGTCGGGAGATCGGTGCCATGGTGCCCGTGGTCTTCCTGATTTTACCGGTCACAGTGCTTTTCGCGCTGTATCCCGGCTTGGCGGTACTCGAGCTCACGGTCTAG
- a CDS encoding type II secretion system F family protein: MGALIGLTAGVGLFLIWWACWEPAPRLLGLAGRSPVGRLRALLDEADLPSVSPTAFLAVCAGTGSGVGLVVLAFTGVLPVTGCFAAIAGWAPYAAARGRARRRRQRFRELWPDVVDNLASGVRAGLSLPEALGALGERGPEPLRPPFRAFARDYRLTGSFGDSLEALKSRLADPVGDRLCEALRITREVGGSDLGRLLRNLSMFLRDDARVRSELEARQSWTVSAARLAVSAPWLVLALLASKPESVQAYESSTGTVVLAVGAGASVFAYRLMTVIGRLPEEQRVLR, from the coding sequence GTGGGTGCACTGATCGGGCTGACCGCGGGTGTGGGCCTGTTCCTGATCTGGTGGGCGTGCTGGGAACCGGCACCCCGTCTGCTGGGTCTGGCCGGCCGGTCACCGGTGGGTCGTCTGAGAGCCCTGCTCGACGAAGCAGATCTACCGTCTGTGTCTCCGACCGCTTTCCTGGCTGTATGCGCCGGGACCGGCTCTGGAGTAGGACTGGTGGTACTCGCCTTCACCGGCGTTCTCCCGGTCACCGGATGCTTTGCTGCGATCGCGGGTTGGGCGCCCTACGCCGCGGCTCGTGGTCGTGCGCGGCGACGGCGTCAGCGCTTCCGTGAACTCTGGCCCGATGTCGTCGACAATCTGGCCTCGGGAGTCCGCGCCGGTCTCTCCCTTCCAGAGGCTCTGGGTGCCCTCGGTGAACGAGGCCCGGAACCTCTGCGTCCACCGTTCCGGGCCTTCGCCCGCGACTATCGGCTCACCGGCAGCTTCGGGGACTCGCTGGAAGCCCTCAAGTCCCGGCTGGCCGATCCCGTTGGCGACCGGCTCTGCGAGGCGCTGCGCATCACGCGTGAGGTCGGTGGCTCCGATCTCGGGCGTCTCCTTCGTAACCTCTCCATGTTCCTGCGTGATGATGCGAGAGTTCGGTCGGAGCTGGAGGCCCGGCAGAGCTGGACGGTTTCCGCTGCCCGGCTGGCGGTGTCGGCGCCCTGGCTGGTACTGGCCCTTCTCGCCTCGAAACCCGAGTCCGTACAGGCCTATGAGAGTTCCACCGGCACCGTTGTCCTGGCGGTCGGCGCCGGCGCCTCCGTGTTCGCTTACCGCCTGATGACAGTGATCGGCCGGCTCCCTGAAGAGCAGCGGGTGTTGCGCTGA
- a CDS encoding ATPase, T2SS/T4P/T4SS family, with protein sequence MDAVSIVSDGVRERIRREGIDPGRDSAGLRRLVESEVAAYDERSLLRSLPPLADVGHAVKRVIDEVSGFGALQAYLDDPSIEEIWINDPGRVFIARSGVSELTTTIFTDQEVRDLVERMLKHSGRRVDLASPFVDAMLPDGSRLHVVIPDITRHSYAVNIRKFTVVSSRIDDLVTLGTLTPQAADFLTASVVAGLNILVSGGTQAGKTTMLNCLLGSVPAHERVITCEEVFELRATLRDTVPMQCRQASLEGTGEIPLRRLVKEALRMRPNRLVIGEVRQAESLDLLLALNSGLPGMATVHANSAREAVIKMCTLPLLAGENVSGRFIVPTVASSIDLVVQVRLDGDGRRRVTEIVGVPGRVEGDVIETTEIFGRRGDRLVRSEGFPPHPDRYERAGIDVAAVLRGGWR encoded by the coding sequence GTGGATGCTGTCTCGATCGTTTCCGACGGGGTACGGGAGCGGATACGCCGGGAAGGCATTGATCCCGGTCGTGATTCAGCCGGACTGCGTCGCCTCGTCGAGTCTGAGGTGGCCGCGTACGACGAACGCTCACTGCTGCGGTCGTTGCCGCCGCTCGCGGACGTCGGGCATGCGGTGAAGCGGGTGATCGACGAAGTGTCCGGGTTCGGCGCGCTCCAGGCGTACCTCGACGATCCGTCGATCGAGGAGATCTGGATCAATGATCCAGGCCGCGTCTTCATTGCTCGTTCCGGTGTCAGTGAGCTCACCACCACCATTTTCACGGATCAGGAGGTGCGTGACCTGGTCGAGCGCATGCTGAAGCACTCGGGACGCCGGGTCGATCTGGCGAGTCCTTTCGTGGACGCGATGTTGCCTGACGGCTCCCGGCTCCACGTGGTCATCCCGGACATCACCCGGCACTCCTATGCCGTGAACATCCGTAAGTTCACGGTGGTCTCGTCCCGGATCGATGATCTTGTCACGCTGGGAACACTGACCCCACAGGCTGCGGATTTTCTCACTGCTTCGGTCGTTGCCGGGCTCAACATTCTGGTGTCCGGGGGAACTCAGGCCGGTAAGACCACGATGCTCAACTGCCTGCTGGGTTCGGTACCCGCTCACGAGCGGGTCATCACCTGTGAAGAGGTTTTCGAACTGAGGGCTACCCTCCGGGACACCGTTCCGATGCAGTGTCGTCAGGCCAGTCTGGAAGGAACGGGTGAGATCCCGTTGCGCAGACTGGTGAAGGAAGCCCTGAGGATGCGCCCGAACCGGCTCGTGATCGGTGAGGTGCGCCAGGCCGAAAGTCTGGATCTGCTTCTCGCACTCAATAGCGGTCTCCCCGGAATGGCAACCGTGCATGCCAATTCCGCACGGGAAGCGGTGATCAAGATGTGCACGCTTCCGCTGCTGGCGGGTGAGAATGTCAGCGGCCGCTTCATCGTCCCGACCGTGGCCAGCTCGATCGACCTCGTGGTGCAGGTGCGCCTGGACGGTGACGGGCGGCGCCGGGTGACCGAGATCGTCGGTGTGCCGGGCCGGGTCGAGGGAGACGTGATCGAGACGACCGAGATCTTCGGGCGGCGCGGTGACCGGCTGGTGAGGAGCGAGGGATTCCCGCCGCACCCGGACCGGTACGAGCGCGCGGGGATCGACGTCGCGGCAGTGCTGCGGGGCGGCTGGAGGTGA
- a CDS encoding FtsK/SpoIIIE domain-containing protein — MAGPDAGLTHALTVGHPVLIGRHRSSGISLADPDISRHHAEISASDDGLTVRDLGSANGTRVADQLIGNAVFELRPGDLVRLGNSTLAVRTPTRPAAAVTPDAEGHLMVNRRASQEPLKPFALITFPQPLSTPPRPQLPWLMMLAPLLLAVPLALLWRQPAYLLIAAMSPLLMLGQYATDRRRGGRESRWLAKAHRKQTLEAEEALEMALSRDAEYLETVYPDLARLAVTARVPTDDLWLRTPRQHVALAVRIGRGEEPSCVIKRDPGRSGPEDTGETHPVLPDVPVGLELRDFSVVGICGPRRAVLGTARAVIGQLAVLHSPRDISIGLLQSQPTGSGEAEADQSVPEWEWLTWLPHHSPDPSASPGAIRVLVLDGARRLRRRPDVAETLSRAGVTDPGDTRETRHVLRADPLRTTHAAGTVVFCLEQDEASLPLECTATIVHTDGADDAVLHRAGQVPRSFLPDLAGARWADRLARDLAPLRDATPDARTDIPRQVRLVDLLRQVQKIDPLDGGSLAQAWRSGPAREERGSTVAVLGQSAAGPVTVDLRADGPHALIGGTTGSGKSELLQTLISSLAAGTGPDQLILLLVDYKGGAAFQACTGLPHVGAVLTDLDLPSARRALSSFTAELRRRERLLLQAGATDVDAYATARAHRPELEPMPRLVVVVDEFRVLAEELPEFVTGLVRIATVGRSLGVHLVLATQRPAGVVSPDIAANVNLRIALRVRDAADSQDLIAGPAAAWLPAIPGRALLRVGAAAPVEFQAARVNAHLPADQGIGTPVVRLLRSSSPAVLRAEPTDEPASDDREDRPGDLERLVDSTRSAAAALGLVQARAPWLPELPSELELGRLRRGSRPEHVIFGLSDLPHEQRQEEAGWDLTAGHLAIVGGARSGRSGVLRTLSVSATKAEDPRVHTYVLDSSGGLVDLETRGVARAVVRLDDHERAGRLLRRLGKELYERQRPVSGSGSRVLLLVDGWDALITARSEPGGAALLDCLLAVLRDGPAAAMNVAVTGALPLLTGPHSSLFTQRLVLSLPDPVDAMMAGVPAELARSPGRPGRGAWLSSGHSEFHVVQVARSVSEPVGSAAGEPGTTDDGWAVPALPTRVSRSALSPAEAPGKGSGIVVPIGIGGDQARTVGLDVTAAPVTLILGSRGSGRTTALFSLAEGLEELGVPTFILDHRTARRTTTAADLTARLTLLPSTVVLMDLPPVPGAAVPDDGDLAEALSAHLAGAHGEEGHLVLTASGHDVVGAYRGPLLLARGARQGLVLGVPTLTDGEAFGLRLDRHPAGPPGRGVLVAAGTMISVQVAHPASAGAPGPGDA; from the coding sequence GTGGCCGGACCGGATGCCGGTCTCACCCACGCCCTAACGGTGGGGCACCCGGTCCTCATCGGCAGACACCGTTCCTCCGGTATCTCGCTGGCCGACCCCGACATCTCCCGTCACCACGCCGAGATATCAGCTTCGGACGATGGTCTGACCGTCAGGGATCTCGGTTCCGCGAACGGAACCCGAGTAGCGGATCAGCTCATCGGAAATGCTGTGTTCGAGTTGCGGCCCGGCGACCTGGTACGGCTGGGCAACAGCACCCTGGCCGTACGGACGCCGACCCGACCGGCCGCTGCCGTCACCCCGGACGCCGAAGGCCATCTCATGGTCAATCGGCGTGCGTCCCAGGAGCCACTGAAGCCTTTTGCACTGATCACCTTCCCGCAGCCACTGTCCACTCCGCCCCGCCCGCAACTGCCCTGGCTCATGATGCTGGCGCCCCTGCTGCTCGCAGTGCCCCTGGCACTGCTGTGGAGGCAACCCGCCTATCTCCTCATCGCTGCGATGAGCCCGCTCCTGATGCTCGGGCAGTACGCCACCGACCGCCGCCGGGGTGGCCGCGAGAGCCGATGGCTGGCCAAGGCACACCGGAAGCAGACGCTCGAGGCGGAAGAGGCCCTGGAGATGGCTCTTTCCCGAGATGCCGAATATCTGGAGACCGTCTACCCCGATCTGGCCCGTCTCGCAGTCACGGCCCGGGTCCCCACCGACGACCTCTGGCTCCGGACACCGCGACAGCACGTGGCCCTGGCCGTACGAATCGGCCGGGGCGAGGAGCCCTCATGTGTGATCAAGCGCGATCCGGGCCGGAGCGGCCCTGAGGACACCGGTGAAACCCATCCCGTGCTCCCTGACGTCCCCGTCGGGCTGGAGCTCAGGGATTTCTCCGTCGTCGGCATCTGTGGGCCTCGCCGAGCTGTTCTCGGTACGGCCCGGGCCGTCATCGGTCAACTGGCAGTACTCCACTCGCCGCGTGACATCTCCATCGGTCTCCTGCAGTCACAGCCGACCGGCTCCGGAGAGGCAGAGGCCGACCAGAGCGTGCCCGAGTGGGAGTGGCTGACCTGGCTCCCTCACCATTCACCCGACCCGTCCGCATCGCCGGGCGCGATTCGGGTGCTGGTGCTCGACGGGGCCAGGCGCCTGCGACGGCGACCGGACGTCGCGGAGACGCTGTCCCGGGCCGGGGTCACAGACCCGGGTGACACCCGGGAGACCAGGCATGTCCTTCGTGCTGACCCTCTGCGAACCACCCATGCCGCCGGAACCGTCGTCTTCTGCCTGGAGCAGGACGAAGCGTCGTTGCCCCTGGAATGCACTGCCACCATCGTTCACACCGACGGTGCCGACGACGCTGTACTGCACCGAGCTGGGCAGGTCCCGAGATCGTTCCTGCCCGACCTGGCCGGAGCACGGTGGGCCGACCGGTTGGCTCGCGACCTCGCCCCCCTGCGTGATGCCACTCCCGACGCACGCACCGACATCCCCCGTCAGGTCCGGCTGGTCGATCTTCTGCGTCAGGTGCAGAAGATCGATCCCCTGGACGGAGGATCGCTCGCGCAGGCCTGGCGATCGGGTCCGGCGAGAGAGGAGAGAGGATCGACTGTCGCCGTCCTCGGGCAGTCCGCGGCCGGCCCGGTGACCGTCGACCTCCGCGCGGACGGGCCCCACGCGCTGATCGGCGGCACCACCGGATCGGGCAAGTCGGAGTTGCTCCAGACGCTGATCTCGTCGCTGGCCGCCGGAACCGGTCCGGACCAGCTCATCCTGTTGTTGGTCGACTACAAGGGTGGGGCTGCCTTCCAGGCCTGCACCGGGCTTCCCCACGTGGGCGCGGTACTCACCGACCTCGATCTTCCGTCGGCGCGCCGGGCCCTCTCATCCTTCACCGCAGAGCTGCGACGCCGTGAAAGGTTGCTCCTGCAGGCCGGGGCCACCGATGTCGATGCTTACGCCACCGCCCGGGCGCATCGTCCCGAGCTGGAGCCGATGCCGCGGCTCGTGGTCGTCGTCGACGAGTTCCGGGTACTGGCCGAGGAACTTCCGGAGTTCGTCACCGGTCTGGTCCGTATCGCCACGGTAGGCCGCTCGCTGGGGGTTCACCTGGTGCTCGCCACCCAACGCCCGGCCGGAGTGGTCTCCCCGGACATCGCGGCCAACGTGAATCTGCGGATCGCCCTCCGGGTCCGGGACGCTGCCGACTCGCAGGACCTGATTGCCGGTCCTGCGGCCGCGTGGCTACCCGCGATTCCGGGGCGCGCGCTCCTGAGGGTCGGGGCGGCAGCACCGGTGGAATTCCAGGCCGCGCGGGTGAACGCGCACCTGCCTGCGGACCAGGGCATCGGTACTCCGGTCGTCCGGCTGCTTCGATCATCCTCCCCTGCTGTACTTCGCGCCGAACCAACTGATGAACCGGCCTCGGACGACCGGGAAGACCGTCCCGGCGATCTGGAGCGACTGGTCGACTCGACCCGGTCGGCAGCCGCCGCGCTGGGTCTCGTACAGGCCCGGGCCCCGTGGCTGCCGGAACTTCCGTCCGAGCTGGAACTCGGCCGACTGCGTCGGGGTTCCCGCCCTGAACACGTGATTTTCGGGTTGAGCGACCTACCCCACGAGCAACGGCAGGAAGAAGCAGGCTGGGATCTCACCGCCGGTCACCTGGCGATCGTGGGCGGTGCTCGTTCCGGACGTTCCGGTGTCCTGCGCACGCTGAGCGTCAGCGCCACGAAAGCCGAAGATCCACGCGTCCACACATATGTGCTGGACTCGTCCGGAGGGCTCGTCGATCTGGAGACGCGCGGAGTGGCACGGGCTGTCGTGCGGCTCGACGACCATGAACGCGCGGGACGCCTGTTGCGTCGGCTGGGCAAAGAACTGTACGAGCGGCAGAGACCGGTGTCCGGATCGGGATCACGAGTGCTTCTGCTCGTGGACGGGTGGGATGCTCTGATCACGGCCCGGTCAGAACCCGGTGGTGCCGCGCTGCTGGACTGTCTGCTGGCGGTACTGCGGGACGGACCGGCCGCAGCGATGAACGTCGCCGTCACCGGCGCCCTTCCTCTGCTGACCGGACCGCATTCGTCGTTGTTCACCCAGCGACTCGTCCTGAGTCTGCCCGATCCGGTGGACGCCATGATGGCTGGAGTACCGGCGGAACTCGCGCGCAGCCCAGGCCGGCCCGGGCGAGGTGCGTGGCTTTCCTCGGGACATTCTGAATTCCATGTGGTCCAGGTCGCCCGATCGGTGAGTGAGCCCGTCGGATCGGCTGCCGGAGAACCTGGGACGACGGACGACGGCTGGGCTGTTCCCGCCCTTCCGACAAGGGTTTCCCGCTCCGCTCTGTCTCCGGCGGAAGCTCCCGGCAAGGGCTCGGGGATCGTCGTGCCGATCGGGATCGGTGGCGATCAGGCCCGGACAGTCGGTCTCGATGTGACCGCTGCCCCGGTGACGCTGATCCTCGGGAGCCGCGGCAGCGGTCGGACGACAGCCCTGTTCAGCCTGGCCGAGGGATTGGAGGAGCTGGGCGTCCCCACGTTCATTCTCGATCATCGCACCGCCCGGCGGACAACCACCGCCGCCGACCTCACAGCTCGTCTGACGCTGCTGCCGAGCACGGTGGTGCTGATGGACCTTCCCCCGGTACCTGGTGCCGCAGTTCCCGACGACGGCGATCTGGCCGAGGCTCTGTCAGCGCATCTGGCCGGTGCTCACGGCGAAGAGGGACACCTCGTCCTGACCGCCTCCGGCCATGACGTCGTCGGAGCGTACCGAGGGCCGCTGCTCCTGGCTCGCGGCGCCCGGCAGGGACTCGTCCTGGGAGTGCCCACGCTCACGGATGGGGAGGCGTTCGGGCTCCGGCTCGATCGTCACCCGGCCGGGCCGCCGGGTCGTGGCGTACTCGTCGCTGCCGGGACAATGATCTCTGTGCAGGTCGCTCACCCGGCATCAGCGGGCGCCCCCGGTCCCGGAGACGCGTGA
- a CDS encoding SigB/SigF/SigG family RNA polymerase sigma factor, giving the protein MIQQQESTLSVLQRTPRRDGSPDAQAAEAHADPVEDGVDDVPVVAPTPEGSPEVGPAQAPASAPHRRAVAPPAESPQMVAARLRENTDDDPATLRRRGRHVRDDDEEPAPPDPDLLRLSTLSKGDPQYQQLRRIIIETHLPLVHHLAQRFKGRGEPYDDLVQVGTIGLLHAVDRFDPQRGAFAAFAVPTIVGEIRRHFRDRGWAMRIPRRIQDLGRRVSEARETLTHTHDRSPTVQEIAQYLDVDADLVIEALDTASAYITVPLPTTADESDRMGKAFEDAGLELVEQRETLRPLLARLPEREQRILELRFGKGLSQAQIAAEVGVSQMHVSRLLTKSLNILRSGLTQEF; this is encoded by the coding sequence GTGATCCAGCAGCAGGAGTCGACGCTCAGTGTGCTGCAGCGCACACCCCGGCGGGATGGTTCCCCGGACGCACAGGCCGCCGAGGCCCACGCCGACCCCGTGGAGGACGGAGTAGACGACGTTCCCGTCGTCGCGCCGACCCCCGAGGGCTCACCGGAGGTCGGCCCGGCCCAAGCGCCCGCTTCGGCTCCACACCGCCGCGCGGTCGCACCGCCGGCCGAATCGCCCCAGATGGTCGCGGCGCGCCTGAGGGAGAACACGGACGACGACCCGGCTACCCTTCGACGCCGAGGTCGGCACGTCCGGGATGACGACGAAGAGCCCGCCCCGCCCGACCCGGACCTGTTACGACTGTCGACCCTGTCCAAGGGCGACCCGCAGTACCAGCAGTTGCGACGCATCATCATCGAGACGCACCTGCCCCTCGTCCACCACCTCGCACAACGATTCAAAGGCCGCGGCGAACCCTACGACGACCTCGTCCAGGTCGGCACCATCGGCCTCCTGCACGCCGTCGACCGCTTCGACCCCCAACGCGGAGCCTTCGCCGCCTTCGCCGTCCCCACCATCGTCGGAGAAATCCGCCGCCACTTCCGCGACCGCGGCTGGGCCATGCGCATCCCCCGCCGCATCCAAGACCTCGGCCGCCGCGTCTCCGAAGCCCGCGAAACCCTCACCCACACCCACGACCGCTCCCCCACCGTCCAGGAGATCGCCCAATACCTCGACGTGGACGCCGACCTGGTGATCGAGGCGCTCGACACGGCCAGTGCTTACATCACCGTGCCCCTGCCCACGACCGCCGACGAGTCGGACCGGATGGGTAAGGCCTTCGAAGACGCCGGCCTGGAACTGGTGGAGCAGCGGGAGACCCTGCGGCCCCTTCTGGCCCGCCTGCCGGAACGCGAGCAGCGCATTCTTGAACTGCGGTTCGGCAAGGGACTGTCCCAGGCACAGATCGCGGCCGAGGTGGGCGTCTCGCAGATGCACGTCTCCCGGCTACTCACCAAGAGCCTCAACATCCTGCGCAGCGGACTCACACAAGAGTTCTAG
- a CDS encoding WhiB family transcriptional regulator: MDWRHEAACLEEDPELFFPIGNTGPAILQIEEAKAVCRRCEVVETCLRWAIDSGQDAGVWGGLSEDERRALKRRNARARRAS; the protein is encoded by the coding sequence ATGGATTGGCGCCATGAGGCTGCTTGCCTCGAGGAGGACCCGGAGCTGTTCTTCCCGATCGGGAACACCGGCCCTGCGATCCTTCAGATCGAGGAAGCCAAAGCTGTTTGCCGTCGATGCGAGGTCGTCGAGACGTGCCTTCGCTGGGCCATCGATTCCGGGCAGGACGCCGGAGTCTGGGGTGGCCTGTCGGAGGACGAGCGTCGTGCGCTGAAGCGCCGCAACGCTCGTGCCCGTCGCGCCAGCTGA
- a CDS encoding PAS domain-containing sensor histidine kinase: protein MPTMKDLVAKQTELNQADLEWLQLLTGDWQLLSDLSFADLVLWVPRKGDGGWVAVAHCRPSTGVTVYYDDVVGMVVDAGRRPLLDRAYEQLRICRERGTDYQEDVTVREETVPVLRAGRAIAVLARHTNLSAARTPSRLELTYLQCADELTRMICEGEFPAPGSPSGPRRGAPRVGDGLIRMDKEGKVTYASPNAVSALHRLGHFGEVVDQSLSEIVTSLLDQPGLVDESLPLVLMGRAPWRSHIENHGATLSMRAVPLKAAGQRSGALLLVREISELRRREQELLTKDATIREVHHRVKNNLQTVAALLRLQARRIKSAEGRGALQEAMRRVSTIALVHETLSEGFGEKVDFDDVVGRTLSLAVELASPSNSVKIRREGRFGELRAENATPLALVLTELVTNAVEHGFRDRGGTVTLIAERNGAELRTTIRDDGSGLPEEFRAGASGLGTQIVQALVSGEMRGRITWEKGPEGGTDVIVEVTLRKAIASVSPEDQPEF, encoded by the coding sequence ATGCCCACGATGAAAGACCTGGTCGCGAAGCAAACCGAACTCAACCAGGCCGACCTCGAGTGGCTGCAACTACTCACCGGTGACTGGCAGCTGCTCTCCGACCTGTCGTTCGCAGACCTGGTGCTCTGGGTGCCCCGCAAGGGTGACGGTGGCTGGGTCGCCGTGGCCCATTGCCGTCCCAGCACCGGCGTCACCGTCTACTACGACGACGTCGTGGGCATGGTGGTGGACGCCGGCCGGCGCCCACTGCTGGACCGGGCCTACGAGCAGCTGCGGATCTGCCGGGAACGGGGCACGGATTACCAGGAGGACGTGACGGTCCGCGAGGAGACGGTGCCCGTGCTCCGAGCCGGCCGGGCCATAGCCGTCCTCGCCCGGCACACGAACCTCTCGGCCGCCCGCACCCCGAGCCGACTGGAACTGACCTATCTGCAGTGCGCGGACGAGCTGACCCGGATGATCTGCGAGGGCGAGTTTCCTGCCCCGGGTTCCCCGAGCGGTCCGCGTCGTGGTGCCCCACGCGTGGGTGACGGCCTGATCCGGATGGACAAGGAGGGCAAGGTCACCTACGCCAGCCCGAACGCCGTGTCCGCCCTGCACCGGCTGGGACACTTCGGTGAGGTCGTCGACCAGAGCCTGTCCGAGATCGTCACCTCGTTGCTCGACCAGCCGGGGTTGGTGGACGAGTCGCTGCCGCTGGTCCTCATGGGCCGGGCCCCCTGGCGGAGCCACATCGAGAACCACGGCGCCACTCTGTCGATGCGGGCGGTTCCGCTGAAGGCGGCGGGCCAACGGTCCGGCGCCCTGCTCCTGGTCCGGGAGATCTCCGAACTCCGCCGGCGTGAGCAGGAACTACTCACCAAGGACGCGACGATCCGCGAGGTGCACCACCGGGTCAAGAACAACCTGCAAACGGTCGCTGCGTTGTTGCGCCTGCAGGCCCGCCGGATCAAGTCGGCAGAGGGCCGGGGCGCCCTGCAGGAGGCTATGCGCCGCGTCTCCACCATCGCGCTCGTGCACGAGACCCTCTCGGAGGGATTCGGCGAGAAGGTGGACTTCGACGACGTGGTGGGACGCACGCTGTCGCTGGCGGTCGAGCTGGCGTCGCCGTCCAACTCGGTGAAGATCCGGCGGGAGGGCCGGTTCGGTGAGCTCCGGGCCGAGAACGCGACACCGCTCGCCCTGGTCCTGACCGAGTTGGTGACCAATGCGGTGGAGCACGGCTTCCGGGACCGTGGCGGAACGGTCACGCTGATCGCGGAACGGAACGGAGCCGAACTGCGGACGACGATCCGCGACGACGGCAGCGGCCTCCCCGAGGAGTTCCGTGCCGGCGCTTCGGGTCTCGGGACACAAATCGTCCAGGCCCTGGTGAGTGGAGAGATGCGGGGGCGCATCACCTGGGAGAAAGGGCCGGAGGGGGGAACAGACGTCATCGTCGAGGTAACCCTGCGCAAGGCGATCGCCAGCGTTTCCCCCGAAGACCAGCCCGAGTTCTGA